A region from the Corallococcus soli genome encodes:
- a CDS encoding TerB family tellurite resistance protein, producing the protein MLGLLIGGPWAIVLALIAGVALGHYFDEQNAPPPQSPELFSDFPTAPERPPPRRTGPMPGEHRAVEAPEEDPLDHAIVALFMDVARADGELRREEVREIRRYFEEVLHADAFTVQSVGRYLKQFIARPASLKAAEALAACQEALPADERLRLLDALYEMALADGHMQRSETEVLRRMADGLGIPDEKIQALARQHLGDATPHFESLGLKPDATNAEVKAAFRKLAAAHHPDKSAGLGPKATEKAARRFQEIRDAYETIRKLRDL; encoded by the coding sequence ATGCTCGGCCTCCTCATTGGCGGGCCCTGGGCCATCGTGCTCGCCCTCATCGCGGGCGTCGCGCTGGGTCACTACTTCGACGAACAGAACGCCCCGCCCCCCCAGTCCCCCGAGCTGTTCTCCGACTTCCCCACCGCGCCCGAGCGCCCCCCGCCCCGCCGCACCGGCCCCATGCCCGGGGAGCACCGCGCCGTGGAGGCGCCGGAGGAGGATCCGCTCGACCACGCCATCGTCGCCCTCTTCATGGACGTGGCCCGCGCGGACGGCGAGCTGCGCCGCGAGGAGGTCCGGGAGATCCGCCGCTACTTCGAGGAGGTCCTCCACGCCGACGCCTTCACCGTCCAGTCCGTGGGCCGGTACCTGAAGCAGTTCATCGCCCGGCCCGCCTCCCTGAAGGCCGCCGAGGCGCTCGCCGCCTGCCAGGAAGCCCTGCCGGCGGACGAGCGGCTGCGCCTGCTGGACGCCCTCTATGAGATGGCGCTGGCGGACGGGCACATGCAGCGCTCGGAGACGGAGGTCCTGCGCCGCATGGCGGACGGCCTGGGCATCCCGGACGAGAAGATCCAGGCCCTGGCCCGCCAGCACCTGGGCGACGCCACCCCCCACTTCGAGAGCCTGGGCCTGAAGCCGGACGCCACCAACGCGGAGGTGAAGGCCGCCTTCCGCAAGCTCGCCGCCGCCCACCACCCGGACAAGTCCGCCGGCCTGGGCCCCAAGGCCACCGAGAAGGCCGCCCGCCGCTTCCAGGAGATCCGCGACGCCTACGAGACAATCAGGAAGCTGCGCGACCTGTAG
- the folD gene encoding bifunctional methylenetetrahydrofolate dehydrogenase/methenyltetrahydrofolate cyclohydrolase FolD — protein MTAQLIDGKAVAARVRAEIKEEVARLKAERGITPGLAVVRVGEDPASKIYVTGKKKAAEEVGFNSWEHHPDASITQDELLALVHQLNEDPAVHGILVQLPLPKHLDADAIISAVKPEKDADGFHPMNAGNLLLGRPATRACTPWGVMRLLEEVGCNPAGKRAVVVGRSNIVGKPQALMLLQKDATVTVCHRKSDLPAEVAQADILVVAVGVPELVKGAWIKPGAVVIDVGMNRKADGKLVGDVEFAAAAERASFITPVPGGVGPMTIAMLMKNTLEAAQRAGK, from the coding sequence ATGACGGCCCAGTTGATCGACGGCAAGGCAGTGGCGGCGCGCGTGCGGGCGGAAATCAAGGAGGAGGTGGCGCGGCTGAAGGCGGAGCGCGGCATCACCCCCGGGCTCGCGGTGGTGCGTGTAGGTGAGGATCCCGCCTCGAAAATCTACGTGACGGGGAAGAAGAAGGCCGCCGAGGAGGTGGGCTTCAACTCCTGGGAGCACCACCCGGACGCGTCCATCACCCAGGACGAGCTTCTGGCGCTGGTGCACCAGCTCAATGAGGACCCGGCGGTGCACGGCATCCTGGTGCAGCTGCCGCTGCCCAAGCACCTGGACGCGGACGCCATCATCTCCGCGGTGAAGCCGGAGAAGGACGCGGACGGCTTCCACCCGATGAACGCGGGCAACCTGCTGCTGGGCCGGCCGGCGACGCGCGCGTGCACGCCCTGGGGCGTGATGCGGCTGCTGGAGGAGGTGGGGTGCAACCCGGCGGGCAAGCGGGCGGTTGTGGTGGGCCGCAGCAACATCGTGGGCAAGCCCCAGGCGCTGATGCTGCTCCAGAAGGATGCGACGGTGACGGTATGCCACCGCAAGAGCGACCTGCCGGCGGAGGTGGCGCAGGCGGACATCCTGGTGGTCGCCGTGGGCGTGCCGGAGCTGGTGAAGGGCGCGTGGATCAAGCCCGGCGCGGTCGTCATCGACGTGGGGATGAACCGCAAGGCGGACGGCAAGCTGGTGGGCGACGTGGAGTTCGCCGCGGCGGCCGAGAGGGCTTCGTTCATCACCCCGGTGCCCGGCGGCGTGGGCCCGATGACCATCGCCATGCTGATGAAGAACACGCTGGAAGCGGCGCAGCGCGCCGGGAAGTAG
- a CDS encoding ADP-ribosylglycohydrolase family protein, with protein MVSREERMSGGLYGLLIGDALGVPYEFHGPELIPAPEAIEYTPPPGFHRAHEGVPPGTWSDDGAHALCLLDSLTYQKGLDCEDLGRRLVNWYDWGYLAVEGQVFDVGIQTRNALGRLRDGTPALLAGPDGEKDNGNGSLMRVLPLALWHRGTDAALASDAALASDAMAQSRVTHGHLRSQVCCAVYCLWARRMLEGAADPWAEAVATFRALYPEEHPARAELDTHVRPEDLTPGKGSGYVVDCLRSARDCVAKGCTYEEVVKAAIRLGHDTDTTAAVAGGIAGLQYGLKGIPHRWRSMLRGEELVAPLLDRLLKPQP; from the coding sequence ATGGTGAGTCGCGAAGAGCGCATGTCGGGAGGCTTGTATGGGCTGCTCATCGGGGATGCCCTGGGCGTCCCGTATGAGTTTCACGGTCCTGAATTGATTCCAGCGCCGGAGGCCATTGAGTACACACCGCCCCCGGGCTTCCACCGTGCGCACGAAGGCGTACCGCCCGGCACCTGGTCGGACGATGGCGCCCATGCGCTGTGTCTGCTGGATTCGCTGACGTACCAGAAGGGGCTCGACTGTGAGGACCTGGGTCGGCGTCTGGTGAACTGGTACGACTGGGGTTACTTGGCGGTGGAGGGCCAGGTGTTCGACGTGGGAATCCAGACGCGCAATGCGCTGGGACGGCTCCGGGACGGCACGCCCGCGCTGCTCGCCGGGCCGGATGGAGAGAAGGACAACGGCAATGGCTCGCTGATGCGCGTGCTGCCCCTGGCGCTGTGGCACCGGGGCACGGACGCGGCGCTGGCCTCGGATGCGGCGCTGGCCTCGGATGCGATGGCGCAGTCGCGCGTCACGCACGGGCACCTGCGCTCCCAGGTGTGCTGCGCGGTGTATTGCCTCTGGGCGCGGCGGATGTTGGAAGGCGCGGCGGACCCGTGGGCGGAGGCCGTGGCCACCTTCCGCGCGCTGTACCCGGAGGAGCACCCCGCCAGGGCGGAGCTGGACACGCACGTCCGCCCGGAGGACCTGACGCCGGGGAAGGGGAGTGGCTACGTGGTGGACTGCCTGCGCTCCGCCCGTGACTGCGTGGCGAAGGGCTGCACCTACGAGGAGGTCGTCAAGGCGGCCATCCGGCTGGGCCACGACACGGACACCACGGCCGCGGTGGCGGGCGGCATCGCGGGCCTCCAGTACGGCCTGAAAGGGATTCCGCACCGCTGGCGCTCGATGCTTCGCGGTGAGGAGCTGGTGGCGCCGCTCCTCGACCGGCTGCTGAAGCCCCAACCCTGA